One Onychomys torridus unplaced genomic scaffold, mOncTor1.1, whole genome shotgun sequence DNA window includes the following coding sequences:
- the LOC118575640 gene encoding LOW QUALITY PROTEIN: serine/threonine-protein kinase MARK2-like (The sequence of the model RefSeq protein was modified relative to this genomic sequence to represent the inferred CDS: substituted 1 base at 1 genomic stop codon), which translates to MGSHMEEDILKKDFRMLISLGYGSFGEVKLACHLPTHTRVAVKVLEKNTNSVAAISTEVNILQSLEHRNIVRFFDMIDTLTTAYLIMEYVAGEDLESCLRALGCLKEEEARGIFQQVVSAVHFLHQRHIAHRDIKLENILVDAAGNAKLCDFGMAIQITKGQKLEELCGSLLYWAPEILAKKPYDGLAGDIWSLGIVLYVLVTGYFPYMEETLDGMHRLFTTTMCPVPYHLSKPCHIIIAXLLMVTTRYRFTISQLVDQPWLGPFQQHVLPSTKEILPRVVETMCTIGYTCEDIVSSLTHRQQNNNVMATCNILKYKLSCGDSTLKPWLTSSPAGPVPPSLPLKRASNPAFTTSTHARKGNFKEEDVEERGKRCRSYTVPHRYSFLEVMPCSDNTVPERDALRADVINAATEDIAVNRNSVDPLPGNLSSPESVLDATAIGFLNLGFSEEDSSQGPDIPSDQPQVAGTTSGSRPFRGWKLVRKRISHALRALCCCCCRPTP; encoded by the coding sequence ATGGGCAGCCACATGGAAGAAGACATTCTCAAAAAGGATTTCAGGATGTTAATATCTCTAGGCTATGGTTCATTCGGAGAGGTGAAGCTGGCCTGCCACCTTCCCACACATACACGAGTGGCTGTCAAGGTCCTTGAGAAAAACACCAATAGTGTGGCTGCCATCAGCACTGAAGTGAACATCCTTCAGTCTTTAGAACACAGGAACATCGTTCGATTTTTTGACATGATCGACACACTGACAACCGCTTATCTGATTATGGAGTATGTGGCAGGAGAAGATCTGGAGAGCTGCCTCAGGGCACTGGGCTGTCTAAAGGAGGAAGAGGCTAGAGGGATTTTCCAGCAGGTGGTGTCAGCGGTTCACTTCCTGCACCAGAGACACATCGCACACCGAGATATCAAATTAGAAAACATCCTAGTCGATGCAGCAGGAAATGCAAAGCTTTGTGACTTTGGTATGGCAATTCAAATCACAAAGGGACAGAAGTTGGAGGAGCTCTGTGGCTCCTTGCTCTATTGGGCTCCAGAGATCTTGGCCAAAAAACCCTATGATGGACTGGCAGGTGATATATGGAGCTTGGGTATTGTCCTATATGTCCTGGTCACAGGGTACTTTCCATACATGGAAGAAACCCTTGATGGTATGCACAGGCTCTTCACCACCACAATGTGTCCCGTTCCCTACCACTTGTCAAAACCCTGTCACATTATCATTGCATGACTACTCATGGTCACCACCAGGTACCGATTCACAATCTCTCAGCTTGTGGATCAACCATGGCTGGGCCCCTTTCAACAACACGTCCTGCCTTCCACCAAAGAAATCCTGCCCAGGGTTGTGGAGACTATGTGTACCATCGGCTATACCTGTGAGGATATTGTGTCATCCCTAACTCACaggcaacaaaataataatgtcatGGCCACATGCAATATTCTAAAATACAAACTGAGTTGTGGGGACAGCACTCTGAAGCCCTGGCTAACTAGCAGCCCTGCAGGTCCtgttcccccctctctccccttgaAGAGAGCCAGTAATCCAGCATTTACAACCAGTACACATGCTAGGAAGGGTAACTTTAAAGAGGAGGATGTGGAAGAAAGAGGCAAAAGGTGCAGAAGCTACACTGTGCCTCACAGATACTCCTTCCTGGAGGTGATGCCCTGTTCAGACAACACAGTCCCAGAAAGAGATGCTCTTAGGGCTGATGTCATCAATGCTGCTACAGAAGACATTGCAGTCAACAGGAATTCTGTTGACCCCCTGCCTGGCAATCTCTCCTCCCCTGAATCAGTCTTGGATGCTACAGCCATAGGATTTCTGAACCTGGGCTTCTCTGAAGAAGATTCATCCCAGGGACCAGACATTCCCAGTGACCAGCCCCAGGTGGCAGGAACCACATCTGGATCCAGGCCATTCAGGGGCTGGAAACTGGTGAGGAAGCGAATTTCCCATGCACTGAGAgcactgtgctgctgctgctgccgacCCACACCAAG